The proteins below come from a single Planktothrix sp. FACHB-1365 genomic window:
- a CDS encoding YbjN domain-containing protein, translated as MTSTEQAPLTTETNDELIEDAMATVKPSDEIEAVLAGLAEDQKVMVATSEAGKVWQFEYGSVEVFVQLTGETDEDTLTVWASVLKFPVKNENLLMRRLLEMNWLSTLESHFAIVNDQVVVLSSRTLADISASEISRIITIVATIADNNDDQLQAEFGL; from the coding sequence ATGACAAGTACAGAACAAGCCCCGTTAACCACTGAAACGAACGACGAACTGATTGAAGATGCCATGGCCACCGTCAAACCTTCCGACGAAATTGAAGCGGTTCTTGCTGGGTTAGCTGAAGACCAAAAGGTGATGGTGGCAACGTCCGAAGCGGGTAAGGTTTGGCAGTTTGAATATGGTAGCGTCGAAGTGTTTGTCCAACTCACGGGAGAAACCGATGAAGATACCCTCACGGTTTGGGCCTCTGTACTGAAATTCCCGGTGAAAAATGAAAACTTGTTAATGCGAAGATTATTAGAAATGAACTGGTTATCAACTTTAGAATCCCATTTTGCCATTGTTAATGATCAAGTTGTGGTTTTATCCAGTCGGACGTTAGCGGATATTTCTGCGAGTGAAATCTCTCGGATTATTACGATTGTAGCAACCATTGCTGATAATAACGATGATCAATTACAAGCAGAATTCGGACTCTAA
- a CDS encoding lipoate--protein ligase family protein has translation MINYKQNSDSKVWRLIPVLNASGHLQMAIDHWLFHQHQQGQHPSTLRFYLWETATISLGYHQKNWPQHWQGLRWQNQPLPLVRRPTGGRAVLHQGDLTYAVITSGLTDNHKAAYQILCQFLIEGWRSLGVELHYGCGGRGYIHNPNCFATATSADLVLSDGTKLIGSAQLRGNGTILQHGSIRLTPDAELFRQVFGLEMPTPTLTSVASPDSLIPTVIEALAMAASRCFGVEWVIEPLSDLELETIVQQYSTHWQVS, from the coding sequence ATGATCAATTACAAGCAGAATTCGGACTCTAAAGTTTGGCGTTTAATTCCCGTCTTGAACGCATCGGGACATCTGCAAATGGCGATTGACCATTGGTTATTTCACCAACATCAACAAGGTCAACATCCCTCGACTTTGCGGTTTTATCTGTGGGAAACGGCAACGATTTCTTTAGGCTATCATCAAAAAAATTGGCCGCAACATTGGCAAGGGTTAAGGTGGCAAAATCAACCGTTACCCTTAGTCAGACGTCCAACGGGAGGTAGGGCTGTTTTACATCAGGGGGATTTAACCTATGCAGTGATTACCTCTGGATTAACCGACAATCACAAGGCTGCCTATCAAATATTATGCCAATTTTTAATTGAAGGATGGCGATCGCTCGGCGTTGAACTACACTATGGTTGTGGGGGGCGAGGATACATTCACAACCCGAACTGTTTCGCCACTGCCACCAGCGCCGATTTAGTCTTATCCGATGGCACCAAATTAATTGGGAGCGCCCAACTGAGGGGGAATGGAACCATTTTACAACATGGGTCAATCCGGTTAACCCCCGATGCAGAATTATTTCGTCAGGTGTTTGGTTTGGAAATGCCTACACCCACTTTAACCTCAGTCGCTTCACCAGACAGCTTAATTCCAACGGTTATCGAAGCTTTGGCGATGGCGGCTAGTCGTTGTTTTGGGGTGGAATGGGTAATAGAACCCCTTTCGGATCTGGAATTAGAGACAATTGTACAGCAGTATTCAACTCATTGGCAAGTTAGCTAA
- a CDS encoding methyltransferase domain-containing protein, whose protein sequence is MNSTLYQQIQQFYDSSSGLWEEIWGEHLHHGYYGPDGTLKKERRQAQIDLIEELLNWGLTSNPLTLSQILDVGCGIGGSSLYLADKFQAEVTGITLSPVQAKRATERALEAQLQTKTKFLVADALEMPFEANRFDLVWSLESAEHFPNKIKFLQESYRVLKPGGTLLMATWCHRPLEGNAGQLNDAERRHLAEIYRVYALPYVISLPEYEAIATQIGFNHLQTADWSVSVAPFWNTVINSAFDLRALMGLVLSGWTTIQAALALPLMSRGYETGLIRFGLLQATK, encoded by the coding sequence ATGAACTCAACGTTATATCAACAAATTCAGCAATTCTATGATTCTTCTTCTGGTTTATGGGAAGAAATTTGGGGAGAACATTTACATCATGGATATTATGGGCCAGATGGAACCCTCAAAAAAGAACGACGTCAAGCCCAGATTGATTTAATTGAAGAACTTTTAAACTGGGGGTTGACCTCAAACCCTTTGACATTATCTCAAATTCTGGATGTGGGCTGTGGTATTGGGGGAAGTAGCTTATATTTAGCCGATAAATTTCAAGCTGAGGTTACAGGGATTACCCTGAGTCCTGTTCAAGCTAAAAGAGCCACAGAACGTGCCCTAGAAGCCCAATTACAGACAAAAACGAAGTTTTTGGTAGCTGATGCCTTAGAAATGCCCTTTGAGGCGAATCGCTTTGATTTGGTGTGGTCTTTAGAAAGTGCTGAACATTTCCCGAATAAAATTAAGTTTTTGCAGGAATCTTATCGAGTGTTGAAACCCGGAGGAACGTTACTGATGGCGACTTGGTGTCATCGTCCCTTAGAGGGAAATGCCGGACAACTTAACGATGCAGAACGTCGTCATTTAGCCGAAATTTATCGGGTTTATGCCTTACCTTATGTGATTTCTTTACCTGAATATGAAGCGATCGCCACTCAAATTGGGTTTAACCATCTCCAAACCGCCGATTGGTCTGTATCCGTTGCCCCTTTTTGGAATACTGTGATTAATTCAGCCTTCGATCTTCGCGCCCTGATGGGTTTAGTATTGAGTGGCTGGACAACGATTCAAGCGGCTCTCGCCTTACCGCTCATGAGTCGAGGCTATGAAACCGGATTGATTCGTTTTGGTTTATTACAAGCAACGAAATAG
- a CDS encoding TrkA family potassium uptake protein: protein MNLSSWNFLRNLRTEKKQFAVIGLGRFGSAVCSTLHKSGYEVLAVDKEEKRVTSALSDQIASHALLLDSTETSALREAGILEFDTVIVAVGSFLAESITTTLNLKEGGVTNVIAKASSETHVKLLNKVGADLVVFPEQEMGQQLARQLTRPRLIEQFELDAEHSIVEMIVPDEFDGKTIAELELRRRYGLNLLAIKNEGDKMDINPLSNRRLYKGTLIVVVGSNQDINRLAG, encoded by the coding sequence ATGAATCTCTCTTCTTGGAATTTTTTACGCAATCTCAGAACCGAAAAAAAACAATTTGCTGTAATTGGATTAGGTCGTTTTGGGAGTGCCGTTTGTTCAACATTGCACAAAAGCGGTTATGAAGTTCTGGCGGTTGATAAAGAAGAAAAGCGAGTAACTTCAGCATTAAGTGATCAAATAGCTTCCCATGCGTTACTCTTAGATTCAACAGAAACCTCTGCACTTCGAGAAGCGGGAATTTTAGAATTTGATACGGTAATTGTGGCGGTGGGTAGTTTTTTGGCTGAAAGTATTACCACCACTTTAAACTTAAAAGAAGGGGGTGTTACTAATGTCATTGCCAAAGCTTCATCGGAAACCCATGTTAAATTATTAAATAAAGTTGGGGCGGATTTGGTGGTCTTTCCCGAACAAGAAATGGGACAACAATTAGCTCGACAATTAACCCGTCCTCGTTTAATTGAACAATTTGAACTGGATGCGGAACATAGTATTGTAGAGATGATTGTTCCTGATGAATTTGATGGCAAAACCATTGCTGAATTAGAACTCCGCCGTCGCTATGGATTAAATCTTTTAGCAATTAAAAATGAAGGGGATAAAATGGATATTAATCCCCTTTCTAATCGACGACTTTACAAAGGAACCTTAATTGTTGTTGTGGGTTCTAATCAGGATATTAATCGTTTAGCGGGTTAG
- a CDS encoding AarF/ABC1/UbiB kinase family protein, which yields MNPQAGTSRRRYDPQEIARYYRRRPWLAIGRTILIIWHFAGFLLGLLWDQWQHRDVEHTPERAAHLRHVLTDLGPTYIKVGQALSTRPDLIRKDFLEELTKLQDQLPPFNHEQAMAIIEAELDQDLDLIYSEISPEPIAAASLGQVYRARLRTGEEVAVKVQRPNLLPVLTLDLYLMRWAAGWLSPWLPLNLGHDLTLIVDEFGIKLFEEIDYINEGRNAERFATYFADDSHVKVPSIYWRYTTTCVLTLEWINGFKLTDTERIKAAGLDQDALIQIGVTSGLRQLLEFGFFHADPHPGNLFALPDGRMAFIDFGMMDQLEQNTKETLVDSVVHLINKDYDQLAIDFVKLGFLSPETDIRPIIPALESVLGNVMGTSVKDFNFKTITDSFSELMYEYPFRVPAQFALIIRSLVTQEGIALSLNPDFKIVDVAYPYVARRLLNGETPALRRRLIEVLFKDGKFQWQRLENMIAIARSDRNFDLLPTAQLGLKYLLSDEGDFLRRQIILALTEDDRLHTAEVQRLWSLIQPDLQPSRLFDAAWGAISQFSTDQVAALKL from the coding sequence GTGAATCCACAGGCAGGAACATCAAGACGACGTTATGACCCACAGGAGATTGCCCGCTATTATCGTCGTCGTCCTTGGTTAGCAATTGGGCGAACAATCCTAATAATTTGGCACTTTGCCGGGTTTCTTCTGGGTTTATTATGGGATCAATGGCAACATCGAGACGTTGAACATACCCCCGAACGAGCAGCCCACCTCCGCCATGTTCTCACCGATTTAGGCCCCACCTATATTAAGGTCGGTCAAGCTCTTTCCACTCGTCCTGATTTAATTCGTAAGGATTTTTTAGAGGAATTAACTAAACTTCAAGATCAATTGCCTCCCTTTAATCATGAGCAGGCAATGGCAATTATTGAAGCAGAATTAGACCAAGATTTAGATCTAATTTACAGCGAAATTTCTCCTGAACCCATTGCGGCGGCGAGTTTAGGTCAAGTTTATCGCGCTCGACTGCGAACCGGAGAAGAAGTGGCTGTTAAGGTACAGCGCCCGAATTTATTACCCGTTTTGACCTTAGATTTATATTTAATGCGCTGGGCTGCGGGATGGCTTTCTCCTTGGTTGCCGTTAAATTTAGGTCATGATTTAACCTTAATTGTCGATGAATTTGGGATTAAGTTATTTGAGGAAATTGACTATATTAATGAAGGGCGCAATGCTGAACGCTTTGCTACTTATTTTGCCGATGATTCTCATGTTAAAGTTCCCTCAATTTATTGGCGTTACACCACAACTTGTGTTTTAACTTTGGAGTGGATTAATGGCTTTAAATTGACGGATACGGAACGAATTAAAGCCGCTGGATTAGATCAAGATGCTCTGATTCAAATTGGAGTCACCAGTGGTTTAAGACAGTTGTTAGAATTTGGCTTTTTCCACGCCGATCCTCACCCCGGTAATTTATTTGCTCTGCCCGATGGTCGCATGGCATTTATTGATTTTGGGATGATGGATCAGTTGGAACAAAACACCAAAGAAACCCTCGTGGATTCAGTGGTGCATTTGATCAATAAAGATTATGATCAACTGGCAATTGATTTCGTTAAATTAGGGTTTTTATCTCCCGAAACTGATATTAGACCGATTATCCCCGCCTTAGAATCGGTTTTAGGAAATGTGATGGGAACCAGTGTTAAGGATTTTAATTTTAAAACGATTACCGATAGTTTTTCGGAATTGATGTATGAATATCCCTTCCGAGTTCCGGCTCAATTTGCCTTAATTATTCGCTCTCTGGTGACGCAGGAAGGCATTGCTTTGAGTTTAAATCCTGATTTTAAAATTGTGGATGTGGCTTATCCTTATGTCGCCCGTCGCTTATTAAATGGGGAAACTCCAGCCTTACGCCGTCGTTTAATTGAAGTTTTATTTAAGGATGGGAAATTTCAATGGCAACGGTTAGAAAATATGATTGCGATCGCTCGTTCAGATCGGAATTTTGATCTATTACCAACGGCACAATTAGGATTAAAATATTTACTGTCTGATGAGGGAGACTTCTTACGACGACAAATTATTTTGGCGTTAACAGAAGATGATCGCCTCCATACCGCAGAAGTTCAACGGTTATGGAGTTTAATTCAACCTGATTTACAACCCAGTCGTTTGTTCGATGCGGCTTGGGGTGCAATCTCCCAATTTTCAACTGATCAAGTTGCGGCCCTTAAACTTTAA
- a CDS encoding TrkH family potassium uptake protein, producing MTVSRTIGLGFLAVITVGAILLMLPFSLSDGTWGNPLTALFTATSAVCVTGLSVVDVGKFYSFWGQFILVLLVQVGGLGYMTVTTFLLLVLGRKFRLKDKLALQQSLDASGIAGAVPLLKSIVATTAIFEITGVFLLLFVFVPDLGWNQGLWFSIFHSLNAFNNAGFGLLSDNFISYVHSPLLNFVITFLIIWGGMGYQVIQELYLWIRNRFSKHPLRRDFSVHFRVVTSTTVFLLILGTVLVFFTEYRNPGTLEPLNFPDQIMAAWFQSVTTRTAGFNTINNGALTVGGLFVSIILMFLGASPGGTGGGIKTTTIRILFNATRSALQGREEVICYKRQIPLPLILKAIGVLLGSFVVICISTILISLSQPEIDFDPILFEVVSAFATVGLSTGITASLTPLSKLIIISTMYMGRVGVLLLMSAILGDPKPTSIDYPEENLLVG from the coding sequence ATGACCGTATCTCGAACAATAGGTTTAGGTTTCCTGGCGGTGATTACCGTTGGGGCTATTTTGCTGATGTTGCCCTTTTCCTTGAGTGACGGAACCTGGGGTAATCCTCTGACAGCTTTATTTACTGCCACTTCTGCGGTGTGCGTGACGGGGTTATCCGTTGTGGATGTAGGGAAATTTTACTCGTTTTGGGGCCAGTTTATTTTAGTGTTACTGGTTCAGGTGGGAGGATTAGGATACATGACCGTTACCACCTTTTTATTATTAGTATTAGGTCGGAAGTTTCGCCTCAAGGATAAATTAGCTTTACAACAATCCTTAGATGCTTCGGGAATAGCGGGGGCTGTTCCTTTATTAAAATCTATTGTGGCAACTACAGCTATCTTTGAGATAACAGGAGTTTTTCTCTTGTTATTTGTGTTTGTTCCTGATTTGGGATGGAATCAAGGATTATGGTTCTCTATCTTTCATAGTTTAAATGCTTTTAATAATGCGGGTTTTGGTTTATTATCTGATAATTTTATCAGCTATGTTCACTCCCCTTTATTGAATTTTGTGATTACCTTTCTGATTATTTGGGGAGGTATGGGTTATCAAGTGATTCAAGAACTTTATTTATGGATTCGGAATCGTTTTTCTAAACATCCCCTGCGTCGGGATTTTTCCGTTCACTTTCGAGTTGTTACTTCCACAACAGTTTTTCTATTAATTTTAGGCACAGTTTTAGTGTTCTTCACAGAATATCGTAATCCAGGAACCTTAGAACCCCTTAATTTTCCTGATCAAATCATGGCTGCTTGGTTTCAATCGGTCACGACTCGAACCGCCGGATTTAATACCATTAATAATGGAGCATTAACCGTTGGCGGGTTATTTGTATCGATTATTTTGATGTTTTTGGGGGCTAGTCCAGGGGGAACGGGAGGAGGGATTAAAACCACAACGATTCGGATTTTATTCAATGCGACTCGCTCGGCTTTACAAGGACGAGAAGAAGTGATTTGTTATAAACGCCAAATTCCATTACCTTTAATTTTAAAAGCTATTGGTGTTTTATTGGGTTCATTTGTCGTCATTTGTATTTCGACAATTCTCATCTCTTTAAGTCAACCTGAAATTGATTTCGATCCCATTTTGTTTGAAGTCGTTTCTGCCTTTGCAACCGTGGGATTATCAACGGGAATTACAGCGAGTTTAACCCCCTTGAGTAAACTGATTATTATTAGTACAATGTATATGGGTCGGGTTGGGGTATTGTTGTTAATGTCAGCAATTTTAGGAGATCCTAAACCAACCTCCATTGACTATCCTGAAGAAAATCTTTTAGTCGGATAA
- a CDS encoding helix-turn-helix domain-containing protein produces MTSTKLSESEKQEIIRLYQEVPEETTITLAERYGVSSSTVRRVLQNAVPKDVYDILTTQKQRLHRAGKRSLEDLGDLDIAETQLTLDLETPEPVEVSRESTLILPRKRKRSSALESEPIESNASNSLGEDFIQTQASNYQPSTPGLEELLAKDLLDSRGHVFGDYEDNEDDEENQEDEEDEDGENHNEEDYLDEFGDDEDEDEDEDDNRHNLFSHSLTSGGTALVKILPLTETALPRTCYLVIDRSSELIAKPLRAFSELGTIPEEEILEKTLPVFDNHRVASRFSGRNQRVFKVPDGRLLRKAAPYLQAKGITRLLIDGQVYRF; encoded by the coding sequence ATGACATCCACGAAACTTTCTGAATCTGAAAAACAGGAAATTATTAGGCTCTATCAAGAGGTGCCAGAGGAAACAACGATAACTTTGGCAGAACGCTATGGAGTCAGTAGCTCAACGGTGAGACGAGTCCTGCAAAATGCTGTTCCTAAAGATGTTTATGACATTCTGACAACTCAAAAACAGCGTCTTCATCGTGCGGGTAAACGCTCCCTAGAGGATCTGGGTGATTTGGATATTGCCGAAACCCAACTCACTCTTGATTTGGAGACACCTGAACCTGTAGAGGTTTCCCGCGAATCTACACTGATACTGCCTCGTAAGCGTAAACGCTCATCTGCCCTTGAGTCGGAGCCTATAGAATCTAACGCTTCTAATTCTTTAGGAGAAGATTTTATACAGACTCAAGCGTCTAATTATCAACCCTCTACTCCCGGCTTAGAAGAACTGTTAGCAAAAGATCTGCTTGATTCCAGGGGCCATGTGTTTGGGGACTATGAAGATAATGAGGATGACGAGGAAAACCAGGAAGACGAAGAAGACGAGGATGGGGAAAATCATAATGAGGAGGACTACCTAGACGAGTTTGGCGATGATGAGGATGAGGATGAGGATGAAGACGACAATCGGCACAATCTATTTTCTCACTCTCTGACGAGTGGAGGGACTGCATTAGTCAAGATTTTGCCTTTAACAGAAACGGCATTACCCAGAACCTGCTATTTAGTGATTGACCGCTCCTCAGAATTGATTGCTAAACCTCTGAGAGCGTTTAGTGAGTTAGGAACGATTCCAGAGGAGGAAATTCTGGAAAAAACCCTTCCTGTGTTTGATAACCACCGGGTAGCGAGTCGTTTCTCAGGACGAAACCAACGGGTGTTTAAAGTCCCCGATGGCCGACTCCTGAGAAAAGCTGCCCCCTATCTACAGGCTAAAGGAATCACTAGATTGTTAATTGATGGCCAAGTCTATCGATTTTGA
- a CDS encoding DegT/DnrJ/EryC1/StrS aminotransferase family protein, whose protein sequence is MNTVPPLDLSQQYKLIQDEVSQAVQAVLASGRYIGGSIVEAFEQEFGQYIGVRETIACNSGTDALFLALRAFNIGPGDEVITTPFTFIATAEMISAVGATPVFVDIDPQTFNLDLEQIPKAITERTKAIIPVHLFGQPVDMTRLMAIAQSYHLAVIEDCAQATGATWQGQKVGSIGHIGCFSFFPTKNLGACGDGGAVTTQDPTLAQSMRIIKEHGQASRYRSETIGINSRLDALQAAILRIKLPYLDTWNQQRQAVAQRYHQFLYPLAEIITPQEIAGGQSVWNQYTIRVLSTSDGLNSDLKPRDYLRNYLQEKGIGSMIYYPIPLHQQPVYQNLGYQPHQLTNVEAVCQEVLSLPLFPELSPDQQQQVIDALKEGLVQTPQR, encoded by the coding sequence GTGAATACAGTCCCTCCCCTTGATTTAAGCCAACAGTACAAATTAATTCAGGATGAAGTCAGCCAAGCGGTGCAAGCGGTCTTGGCTTCGGGTCGTTATATTGGAGGTTCCATCGTCGAAGCCTTTGAGCAGGAGTTTGGGCAATATATTGGAGTCCGAGAAACCATTGCTTGCAACTCAGGAACCGATGCTTTATTTTTGGCTTTACGCGCTTTCAATATCGGGCCAGGGGATGAAGTGATTACCACACCGTTTACCTTTATCGCTACAGCCGAAATGATTAGTGCGGTGGGGGCAACTCCTGTGTTTGTTGATATTGATCCTCAAACCTTTAATCTCGATCTCGAACAAATCCCCAAGGCCATTACTGAAAGAACCAAAGCCATTATTCCGGTGCATTTATTTGGTCAACCTGTAGATATGACTCGGTTAATGGCGATCGCCCAATCCTATCATTTAGCAGTGATTGAAGACTGTGCTCAAGCAACGGGAGCCACTTGGCAAGGGCAAAAGGTCGGCAGTATTGGACATATTGGCTGTTTTAGTTTCTTCCCCACTAAAAATTTAGGAGCTTGTGGAGATGGGGGGGCTGTAACGACCCAAGATCCAACTTTGGCTCAGTCCATGAGAATTATTAAAGAACATGGTCAAGCCAGCCGCTATCGTTCAGAAACCATCGGGATTAATAGCCGTTTGGATGCGTTGCAAGCTGCTATTTTACGAATTAAACTGCCGTATCTTGACACTTGGAACCAACAACGGCAAGCCGTCGCTCAACGATATCACCAATTTCTCTATCCTCTTGCTGAAATCATCACTCCCCAAGAAATTGCTGGGGGCCAGAGTGTGTGGAACCAATACACCATCCGGGTTCTATCAACCTCCGACGGATTGAATTCTGATCTCAAACCCCGAGATTACCTGCGAAATTATCTCCAGGAAAAGGGAATTGGTTCTATGATTTACTATCCCATTCCCCTCCATCAACAACCCGTTTATCAAAATTTAGGATATCAACCCCATCAACTGACCAATGTTGAAGCCGTTTGTCAGGAAGTTTTATCTTTACCGTTGTTCCCGGAATTATCCCCAGACCAACAACAGCAAGTCATTGATGCCCTGAAAGAAGGATTAGTTCAAACGCCACAACGGTAA
- a CDS encoding antibiotic biosynthesis monooxygenase, with translation MSEFQDFLRRKVAYVAIGEFKPGKFKEAQTLFEKAVATYKQGFQGAYLLQEPGTDKGIAIIFWEDIGDMDVSDNQTEAYQSIMNEMATLFVKAPTTSFYEVSSAIRLEQLAEALLR, from the coding sequence ATGTCTGAATTTCAGGATTTTCTAAGACGAAAAGTTGCCTACGTTGCTATCGGTGAATTCAAACCGGGTAAATTTAAAGAAGCTCAAACATTATTTGAAAAAGCCGTAGCCACTTATAAACAAGGCTTTCAAGGGGCTTACTTACTTCAAGAGCCGGGAACCGATAAAGGAATTGCCATTATTTTTTGGGAAGATATTGGCGATATGGATGTCTCTGATAATCAAACAGAAGCCTATCAATCTATTATGAATGAAATGGCAACTTTATTTGTCAAAGCACCCACGACATCGTTTTATGAAGTGAGCAGTGCTATTCGTTTAGAGCAACTTGCAGAAGCGCTATTGCGATAA
- a CDS encoding class I SAM-dependent methyltransferase translates to MTDPLTKLTYQAFQQGKSYFSVAHSTLTHQLLNWINPISPERKTEPLSPEILLKIRQLLNEILETDWKDAEKGVYPVSILFDNPWEDFFRYYPSILLELPERRERANQKQHQDFSANIDIEGYPSYYVQNFHHQTDGYLSEMSANLYDLQVEILFYGGADAMRRRVLAPLKTGLNRFNDIPEKQIRVLDVACGTGRTLKNIRAMLPKASLFGVDLSPAYLRKANQLLSEIPQELPQLIQANAEELPFCDDFFHGVTSVFLFHELPANVRQKVINECWRVIKPGGIFIICDSMQISDYPDLTPLMENFPKTLHEPYYNHYIRDDLVERLEKAGFQNITTQNHFASKYWIAHKSV, encoded by the coding sequence ATGACTGACCCACTCACTAAATTAACCTACCAAGCATTTCAGCAGGGAAAAAGCTATTTTAGTGTGGCTCATAGCACCCTAACCCATCAACTGCTGAATTGGATTAATCCCATTTCTCCTGAGCGGAAAACCGAACCCCTGAGTCCTGAAATTCTGTTAAAAATCCGACAGTTATTGAATGAAATCCTTGAAACAGACTGGAAAGATGCCGAAAAAGGGGTGTATCCCGTTTCTATTTTATTTGATAATCCCTGGGAGGATTTCTTTCGTTACTATCCGAGCATTTTATTAGAGCTACCTGAACGCAGAGAACGGGCAAATCAAAAACAGCATCAAGATTTTTCTGCTAATATTGATATAGAAGGATATCCGAGTTATTATGTGCAGAACTTCCATCATCAAACCGATGGATATTTGAGTGAGATGTCTGCAAATTTATACGATTTGCAAGTAGAAATTTTATTTTATGGGGGTGCAGATGCCATGCGTCGCCGAGTTCTTGCCCCTTTAAAAACAGGGTTAAACCGATTTAATGATATTCCTGAAAAACAAATTCGGGTGTTAGATGTTGCCTGTGGAACAGGTCGAACCCTGAAAAATATTCGGGCGATGTTACCCAAAGCGTCCTTATTTGGTGTGGATTTATCTCCGGCTTATTTACGAAAAGCCAATCAACTTTTATCGGAAATTCCCCAAGAGTTACCTCAACTGATTCAAGCTAATGCTGAAGAGTTACCCTTTTGTGATGATTTCTTTCATGGCGTTACCTCCGTTTTTTTATTCCATGAATTACCTGCAAATGTTCGTCAAAAGGTAATTAATGAATGTTGGCGAGTGATTAAACCCGGAGGCATTTTTATTATTTGTGATTCCATGCAAATTTCGGATTATCCCGATTTGACACCCCTAATGGAAAACTTTCCCAAGACATTGCATGAGCCCTATTATAATCATTATATTAGGGATGATTTAGTAGAACGATTAGAAAAGGCAGGATTCCAAAATATTACCACTCAAAACCATTTTGCCAGTAAATATTGGATTGCCCATAAATCGGTTTAA
- a CDS encoding Npun_F0813 family protein, with protein MFILKRTDVEITTVQHPSKDQQIPVLNYQGQTFRLMKMFSAQQAEEARALWRDLTDNKGKACVLLEESDRYSVWGKVRLDQLLGEGHGGTDTKLPILTQACLLLLQAVYFDIEDLLGAKQAGSFEKDLIKIFQKSKFPQADHSEAIKTLLTLNPLDSLHIPPWQENHLCTLLQELYKLGKGYFGNTSFAEGIEEVLEDLSPDDRDLFINWLSQSALDKLWIMN; from the coding sequence ATGTTTATATTGAAACGAACGGATGTTGAAATAACAACGGTTCAACACCCTAGTAAAGATCAGCAGATTCCTGTTTTAAATTATCAGGGACAAACATTTCGCCTGATGAAAATGTTTAGCGCCCAACAAGCGGAAGAGGCGAGAGCATTGTGGCGAGATCTCACTGATAACAAGGGAAAAGCTTGTGTCCTATTAGAAGAATCAGATCGATATAGTGTTTGGGGAAAAGTCCGTTTAGATCAACTCTTGGGAGAAGGTCACGGCGGAACAGACACCAAATTACCTATTTTGACTCAAGCCTGTTTACTCCTCTTGCAAGCCGTGTACTTTGATATTGAAGATTTGCTAGGGGCGAAACAAGCGGGTTCTTTTGAAAAAGATTTGATCAAAATTTTTCAAAAGTCTAAGTTTCCCCAAGCCGATCATTCAGAGGCTATAAAAACCTTACTGACCCTAAATCCCCTGGATAGCCTGCACATTCCACCTTGGCAAGAGAATCACCTCTGCACCTTGCTGCAAGAACTCTATAAGTTAGGGAAAGGCTATTTTGGGAATACCAGTTTTGCTGAAGGGATAGAAGAAGTGCTCGAAGATTTATCGCCAGATGATCGGGATCTGTTTATCAATTGGTTGAGTCAGTCTGCTTTGGACAAACTCTGGATTATGAATTGA